The genomic window CAGTTCAGATCCAAAGCTCAGTAACGGAATTACAAAAAACGTTAGAAAATTGGAGTCAGGTGATGCTTGCTAGTAAAGCTAATGCCGAAGAATGCTCTGAAGATAGCACTAAAATAAAACAAGCCATGGAAAATATTATTGACAATGTTAATGATGTTAGCGATATGACAGCTCAAATTGCAACGGCGGCTGAAGAGCAAAGTGTTGTTGCCAATCAAATAACGCATAGTGTTCATACCATAGATGATCTTTCTAAGAAAAACACCATACTTGCTTCGCAAGTTAATAACTATGGAATAGCCGTAAATAAAAGTGCTGAAGACATAGGAAAACTAAGTACAACCTTTAAATAAGAAACCCTTACACTTATGATAATTGAACTCATCAAGGCTACAGCTCTACTAATGTCACTTTGTTTATTACAAAGCTTTACCGTTCGTTTTATAAAAAAAAATGGACTTATAAAACAAGTAGTGTCAGGGGGGATTTTTGGAGGGATTTGCATTATAGGCATGATGCTGCCAATTGAAATTAACCCAGGAGTCATTTTTGACCCCCGTACGGTAGTCCTGAGTATGGCGGGCTTATTCGGTGGCCCAGTCGTTTCAGTTATTGCTGCTGCCCTTACAGGTGGCTATCGGTTATTTCTTGGTGGTGGGGGCGTTTATGTTGGTGTTGCAGTCGTTATCGCATCTACCTGCCTTGGTTTAGGTTATCGTTATTGTGTTCATAAAGGCTTGATGAAAGTTAACATCATACAGCTCCTGTTATTTGGCCTTTTGGTGCACGTTGTCGAAGTACTATTTATTACTCAGCTACCAGCAGATGTTGTTGTGGGGTTAGTGTCATTGATTGCTTTTCCGCTCATTTTTGTTTTTACACCCGCTACAGCATTCCTAGGCATGCTTTTAAAAGACGTTGAAGACCGTATTAATACAGAGCAGGCATTAAGTAAAACACTCGATGATTTTGATAGGAATGTTATTTTTTCAAAAACAGATTTAACAGGAAAAATAACGCATGCTAGCAAAGCATTTTGTGAAATAAGTGGTTTCGAATTGAATGAGTTGGTGGGACAATCACATAGTATCGTAAGGCATCCAGATACGCCTTCATCAGTATTTGAAAACTTATGGAAAACAATACAGCAAAAAAAGAGTATCCACATTGTATTGAAAAATAAAAAGAAATGTGGGGGACATTATTGGGTAGAGTCCCAAATAGAACCTGAATTCGATTCTGATGGAAAGCATATTGGATATATAGGCACAAGATTCGATATTACAGATAGAAAAGAAATCGAACAACTCCACGAAGAAATAGAAGAAACTCAGCGTGAAGTTATTTTCAGGATGGGGGAAATTGGTGAAACTCGTAGCAAAGAGACAGGTAATCACGTAAGAAGGGTTGCTGAGTATTCAAAGTTGTTGGCTCTTTATTCTGGTTTAGGTGAAGATGAAGCAGAGCTTATCAAACAGGCGAGTCCAATGCATGA from Colwellia sp. PAMC 20917 includes these protein-coding regions:
- a CDS encoding LytS/YhcK type 5TM receptor domain-containing protein, with protein sequence MIIELIKATALLMSLCLLQSFTVRFIKKNGLIKQVVSGGIFGGICIIGMMLPIEINPGVIFDPRTVVLSMAGLFGGPVVSVIAAALTGGYRLFLGGGGVYVGVAVVIASTCLGLGYRYCVHKGLMKVNIIQLLLFGLLVHVVEVLFITQLPADVVVGLVSLIAFPLIFVFTPATAFLGMLLKDVEDRINTEQALSKTLDDFDRNVIFSKTDLTGKITHASKAFCEISGFELNELVGQSHSIVRHPDTPSSVFENLWKTIQQKKSIHIVLKNKKKCGGHYWVESQIEPEFDSDGKHIGYIGTRFDITDRKEIEQLHEEIEETQREVIFRMGEIGETRSKETGNHVRRVAEYSKLLALYSGLGEDEAELIKQASPMHDIGKVGIPDAILNKPGKLDAEEWIIMQTHAQIGRDMLMDSSRPLLKAAAIVAYEHHEKYDGSGYPQGLSGESIHIYGRITALADVFDALGSERCYKKAWDEEKIFNLFKDEKGKHFDPKLIDIFFDNLDEFLAIRDKFNDS